One genomic window of Fusarium keratoplasticum isolate Fu6.1 chromosome 3, whole genome shotgun sequence includes the following:
- a CDS encoding Copper transport protein translates to MDMSTMTTAMDMPTATSASTSTSTSMGSMDMSHSSSMMPASDMAMVFFRAVTTPLFSSAWAPSSDGTYAGTCIFLIAFAVIHQILNAVKRTLFSTPNAVVLPRDSYSPNMSVAERLREQFANRPFRMATETNRALFQVVTSGIGYLLMIAVMTMNVGYFLSVLGGIFLGTLIAGRFGTDAASGH, encoded by the exons ATGGACATGTCGACAATGACAACGGCAATGGACATGCCAACAGCCACTTCGGCCTCTACCTCTACCTCTACGTCGATGGGCAGCATGGACATGTCGCATTCCTCGTCCATGATGCCCGCGAGCGACATGGCCATGGTCTTCTTCCGGGCTGTCACAACAccactcttctcctcggcctgggCTCCCTCCAGCGATGGTACCTATGCTGGCACCTGCATCTTTCTGATCGCCTTCGCTGTCATCCACCAGATACTCAATGCCGTTAAGCGCACACTTTTCAGTACTCCCAATGCAGTCGTGCTGCCGAGGGACTCGTATAGCCCCAACATGTCAGTCGCCGAGCGCCTGCGAGAGCAATTTGCCAACCGTCCTTTCCGCATGGCCACCGAGACGAACCGCGCCCTGTTTCAAGTCGTTACCAGTGGAATTGGTTATCTTCT TATGATCGCGGTCATGACAATGAACGTCGGATACTTTCTGTCAGTCCTGGGAGGTATTTTCCTGGGCACTTTGATTGCCGGTCGCTTCGGAACTGACGCCGCCTCTGGACACTAA
- a CDS encoding Carrier domain-containing protein, with translation MPSTCPQTPIPIAIIGMGCRLPGGADSPSKLWDLLSNDRTAWQDVPPDRWNWESFHHPYSDSQEGHNQRGGHFIQQDIGAWDAKFFGVSPNEAKAIDPQQRILLETSYEALENAGIPLDSIRGSDTAVYVATFSQDWETMMMKDTHNLAKYHVTGTHKAIVANRISYLFDFKGPSLSLDTACSGGLVALHQACQGLRNRESKIALVGGTNLILSPEFMFGMSFLNMLNDDGKSYSFDERGSGYGRGEGVATLVLKRLDDALEDGDPIRAVIRNTGVNQDGKTNGITYPSAESQEMLTRAVYHQVGLDPKETAYVEAHGTGTIAGDKIELGAIQKVFCPNRNSELYVGSVKANMGHLECTSGLAAVIKTALILEKGYIPSVPSLVNLKKSLRDIDKYGIKIPQQLQPWPSNAIRRASVQNFGFGGTNAHVILEALDASTRTNGEAHTNGVNHMEKRSAPPRLFVFSAKSKDCLRSNLSELQKWVSPRQDTLDLGDLAHTLAARRSLMAWRASYVASSAEDLTSSLERLSLTRSSRHPPVVFLFTGQGAQWFAMGRELLQATNPSVFRDSIFKSDEILKSLGLTWSLVEELQRDKASSQIDKSEFAQPASTAIQVALVDFLKHLGILPEAVVGHSSGEIAAAYAAGALTQQEALTVSFCRSQIASWCHEMIPTRGAMLAAGLGEASILPYIQQVPYSRGIVSVACINSPVSTTLTGDKEAVEYLQKLLEKASVFNRLLKVDTAYHSHHMRTVAPRYLDALGEVRGTTLSSTGVRFFSSVTTMEKTFGFGSEYWVKNLVSQVRFSEALESLCRCLRQENSGIMNPVFIEIGPHAALKGPFGQTLKALNLANFDYEYTSALVRLQDARQSVLSAVGKLFELGYPVNVDTANSLGSPSLPAKVISDLPTYCWDHSAKYWHESRLSKEYRLRQHPYHDLLGLRVISGNSIDPTWRQILGVDRQPWLADHVIDGFKIFPGSGYVCMAIQAAWQLAEDTKKADKVSHIRLKNVRFIKALVIPDSLDTVEVQIILRRGPSTWREFVVAALSAEGQWSEHCRGLVTAEYGSQENEVEGTREADIASDIRAQWVQNARESCKTEVDHDTIYSNLERNGNFYGPTFADIVHLNLGDHEAVATVRVPDVQSHMPGQFMQRHLIHPTTLDAITHVFLPLQAIYHKSGSVMPTSIGEIVISPTVPNQAGRELEVVVGLLATGAKIAVLEKGETDLRAEPVVSMSNLETVVIGEGQKSPDEDHERNTVLHVDWETDADFFSGPSLRPTTPPGKAAIDHHVVLARGAALHIRSCITNISRDDEGFDPSALTGYRKHLFKWMQDYNSSQASKMLLADVSMISAIEILSSLPKLSVEGDLLSTIGPNLISIVKGEMDPLPLLLEKGRLGQVQENIETGRKLGVHVSQYISSYAIKRPRMKVLEIASSTGYHTGDILKAFDGRNIQSYDLTDVSLSLLQQLKSPFAQHEGVNLKALDINQDPFDQGFGPDSYDVVIVNNVLRIADSLDEAVNNARKLLVPGGALVLLGMRDPSPTYGLIFGMMESMWSSQHTDQLPLPSPAEWEHVLSINSFSGLEPATKTFDRVGQSCYCVISTALASTTRKRMPVNIITNTEGKLLNFAGQFSSILATNGMASSISGLTQHKVVPESLYVVLDEGSDPLLANPSSARFSELKTLALKAKSVLWVSMRADGANSSSGADMNMVTGFTRVARKENESLKLVSLVVKQDSPANLDILRVMLRIMDISFYQQRSPSCELEYEYSDGRVLVPRVRAAANYQRWIQSKTDETTTDATPFISPERPLRMEIATPGLLRSIRFTDDEPRGILGPFDVEVEAKAYGVNPTDVDTALGHVSEQVKATAVSEWAGVITAVGTGLRDQWKVGDRVFGLGGTAPFASNPSIPNPTLMRKIPFSMAFSEAASLLTAFVTAYHSLTNVAKLEAGQSILIHAADEPTGQAAIMMSQMMGVEIFATVKDSEGRTLIKDEFHISESHIFSNQFSTFREGVIRQTAGKGVDVILNSLAGSRFEDSWACLAGFGTFIDIGYGDSPLTMTTTDKNAVFVSLNLGLLVHRRPQVIGEVLDKVMELFSSGRLSLVSPIIRMPMSDIEDAFRLHSKTQGKIVLEADDGALVKATVPRPAPLRLSPDATYVIAGGLGNLGLKICPLLASHGAKHIVALSRSGATRHSGHREALEKELEVLGAKLYLPACDIIDGDKVQEVAKWCADNLPPVRGVIQSATVFQDGTLENMDAQLFNGAVRPKRIGTLNLHSAFDSDNLDFFVMVSSAAAILGTKGQAHYNSGNSFEEGFARQQLAAGSRTHFTTIMPALIGGSDADTTGPERRQMLFRQGATIVEFDEVISMIEYAVGTQAPRDGYSQLIVGIDPNAIPNDGTYNYPFFTDILQTKDVTSTEDETQQAPATLNQKLAAANTLQETHDVVSEAVATKIRELIAIGPDDMRLDVPLPDLGIDSLVAIEIKNWIGREFEAPLQTSQVLDATSIITLTDTILQTSKRIGKNKMDDTSKAVSDTPTTNGSTTHGTASNGTATSGPTINGSSSVEKSNKSQELVQVNSRPKHGFDCCSASEELPILPLLDLDTVLDLYFGAIKHLLTPPELEHMVTLLQRLSEPGGMGRKLHARLMDRFNDPTIDNWLFKPYLETIFTGRNYPVSPFSTFAGSDTLSKFPHRQAERAAIISLAALEFKQKLEGGRLEPTVIGGRPQCMYLHGWLFNSFREALPGIDEMRKMPSENYIAVLRRGHLFKVNLTDDQGRHVPFAKLESNFQAILDKVNDDSWVGILTADERDSWAEMRQAFKNLSPDNKQYLDMVEGAAFVVSLDDGTPTTPFERMRCWQLNDGFNRWFDKGLKFVVCSNGMSGSVVEHSMIDGMTVRELYDATSSAILNYRRDGPDTLDSRNGVDDIKLDEYTWQSSPAIDQRINHVRARYLQETSIIGFTTWECVNFGQEYLQLHKVPAKGIFETMVQLASKYFLGENHPCWSAISMGHAHKGRPEIIQTYTAELKAFCDAADNSSIEARKRQTLLFAAARSHVANVNRVQQGKGYERTMSAMQTVLKDDEAMPEIYNDPTYISMRPHWLMTGSTDLGGSGGGEFGMVLRYPDSVWVQYVVDAASAKFSIVTGRDRTQRFCECLERASKLIHELLEVE, from the exons ATGCCTTCTACTTGTCCACAAACCCCTATCCCCATTGCCATTATTGGCATGGGCTGCAGACTACCCGGAGGTGCCGACAGCCCCTCAAAGCTCTGGGACCTCCTCTCCAACGACCGCACAGCCTGGCAAGATGTTCCACCAGATCGTTGGAACTGGGAATCCTTTCACCACCCTTACTCAGATTCCCAGGAGGGCCACAATCAACGTGGTGGTCACTTCATCCAACAAGACATTGGCGCCTGGGATGCCAAGTTCTTTGGAGTCTCCCCCAATGAAGCAAAAGCCATTGATCCTCAGCAACGTATCCTCCTTGAGACTTCATACGAGGCTCTCGAGAATGCTGGTATCCCACTTGACAGCATCCGTGGATCTGACACGGCTGTTTACGTCGCGACGTTTAGTCAAGATTgggagacgatgatgatgaaggacaCACACAATCTGGCCAAGTATCACGTAACAGGAACTCACAAGGCCATCGTGGCCAACCGCATTTCATACCTCTTTGATTTCAAGGGTCCTTCACTTTCCTTGGATACAGCGTGCTCTGGAGGTCTAGTGGCGCTTCACCAGGCTTGCCAGGGTCTTCGAAATCGAGAATCGAAAATTGCACTTGTTGGAGGAACCAATCTCATTCTATCTCCGGAGTTTATGTTTGGAATGAGCTTTCTCAA TATGCTTAATGATGACGGCAAGAGCTACTCATTTGATGAGCGTGGCTCTGGTTatggaagaggagaaggcgTTGCTACCCTTGTCCTCAAGCGTCTTGATGACgctcttgaagatggcgaccCAATCCGTGCCGTGATCCGTAACACGGGTGTTAATCAGGACGGCAAGACAAACGGCATCACATACCCAAGCGCAGAGTCTCAAGAGATGCTCACAAGAGCCGTCTACCATCAAGTTGGGCTTGACCCCAAAGAGACGGCTTACGTGGAGGCTCACGGCACGGGCACGATTGCCGGGGACAAGATTGAACTTGGCGCCATTCAAAAGGTGTTTTGTCCCAATAGGAACTCGGAGCTCTATGTTGGCAGCGTCAAGGCGAACATGGGACATCTGGAGTGTACCAGTGGACTTGCGGCAGTCATCAAGACTGCCTTGATCCTTGAGAAGGGGTACATCCCTTCCGTGCCGAGCTTGGTCAACTTGAAGAAGAGTTTACGGGATATTGACAAATATGGAATCAAG ATACCGCAACAACTTCAACCGTGGCCATCAAACGCCATCCGCAGAGCCTCGGTCCAGAATTTCGGCTTTGGTGGGACCAACGCTCACGTCATTCTCGAGGCCTTGGACGCCTCAACTCGAACGAATGGGGAGGCTCATACCAACGGCGTCAACCATATGGAGAAGCGTTCGGCGCCCCCTCGACTTTTTGTCTTCTCTGCCAAGTCGAAAGACTGTCTGCGTTCGAACCTCAGCGAGCTCCAGAAGTGGGTGAGCCCACGTCAAGACACgctcgatcttggtgatcttgccCATACACTGGCCGCTCGCAGAAGCCTCATGGCTTGGAGAGCTAGCTACGTTGCCTCATCGGCAGAAGACTTGACTTCCTCCCTCGAACGTCTAtccttgacaagatcctcgagaCACCCGCCGGTTGTCTTTCTCTTTACTGGCCAGGGAGCTCAATGGTTTGCCATGGGCCGCGAGCTACTGCAGGCCACCAACCCGTCTGTCTTTCGAGACTCTATCTTCAAGTCTGACGAGATCTTGAAGTCTCTTGGCCTCACATGGAGCCTGGTTGAAGAACTCCAACGAGACAAGGCCTCTTCGCAGATCGACAAGAGCGAGTTTGCGCAGCCAGCTAGCACGGCAATCCAGGTTGCCCTTGTTGATTTTTTGAAACATCTTGGCATCCTACCTGAGGCTGTTGTCGGTCACTCAAGTGGAGAGATCGCAGCAGCCTATGCGGCTGGGGCTTTGACCCAGCAAGAAGCTTTGACTGTCTCGTTCTGTCGAAGCCAGATTGCTTCCTGGTGTCATGAGATGATTCCCACGCGAGGTGCCATGCTTGCGGCTGGACTAGGTGAAGCTTCCATCTTGCCTTACATCCAACAGGTTCCCTACTCG CGTGGAATCGTGTCGGTTGCGTGCATCAATAGTCCAGTTAGCACGACCTTGACTGGCGACAAGGAGGCAGTTGAGTATCTGCAAAAGTTGCTAGAAAAGGCCTCTGTTTTCAACAGGCTTCTCAAGGTTGACACAGCTTATCATAGCCACCACATGAGGACGGTGGCTCCCAGATATCTCGACGCACTTGGTGAAG TTCGCGGAACCACCCTGTCATCGACTGGAGTccgcttcttttcttccGTCACCACTATGGAAAAGACGTTCGGGTTTGGGTCCGAATACTGGGTCAAGAACCTCGTGTCGCAAGTTCGATTTAGTGAAGCCCTCGAAAGTCTCTGTCGTTGCCTCCGCCAGGAGAACTCGGGCATCATGAATCCCGTCTTCATCGAGATTGGTCCTCATGCAGCTCTCAAGGGTCCGTTCGGACAGACCCTCAAGGCTCTGAATTTGGCCAACTTTGACTACGAGTACACGTCAGCGCTGGTTCGTCTTCAAGATGCCCGTCAGTCCGTTCTTTCTGCGGTCGGAAAGCTGTTCGAACTGGGCTACCCTGTGAATGTCGATACTGCCAACTCTCTCGGGTCGCCCTCGCTCCCCGCCAAGGTCATCTCAGATCTGCCTACTTACTGCTGGGACCATTCAGCCAAATACTGGCACGAATCTCGACTCAGCAAGGAGTATCGGCTGCGTCAGCATCCCTACCATGACCTTCTGGGTCTGAGAGTAATCAGCGGCAACTCGATTGATCCCACTTGGCGACAAATTCTCGGCGTTGATCGTCAGCCATGGCTCGCCGACCACGTtattgatggcttcaagatcTTTCCGGGATCAGGCTATGTCTGCATGGCCATTCAAGCAGCATGGCAACTTGCCGAGGACACCAAGAAAGCCGACAAGGTCAGTCACATCAGACTGAAAAATGTCCGcttcatcaaggccctcgtGATCCCGGATAGCCTGGACACTGTTGAAGTCCAAATCATTCTCCGCCGAGGCCCCTCAACCTGGCGTGAGTTTGTTGTTGCGGCACTTTCCGCAGAGGGACAGTGGTCTGAGCACTGCCGAGGTCTAGTCACGGCTGAGTACGGCTCCCAAGAAAACGAAGTAGAGGGCACTCGAGAGGCGGACATCGCTTCAGATATACGGGCCCAGTGGGTGCAAAACGCTCGCGAGTCTTGCAAGACAGAGGTCGACCATGACACCATCTACTCCAACCTCGAGCGAAACGGAAATTTCTACGGTCCAACATTTGCTGACATTGTCCATTTGAACCTCGGGGATCATGAAGCGGTCGCAACGGTCCGTGTCCCGGATGTCCAAAGTCACATGCCTGGTCAGTTCATGCAGCGTCACCTCATTCATCCAACCACTTTGGACGCAATCACGCATGTCTTTCTCCCCCTCCAAGCCATCTATCATAAGTCAGGATCTGTCATGCCCACCTCCATCGGAGAGATTGTTATTTCACCGACTGTTCCAAACCAAGCCGGACGAGAACTCGAGGTCGTGGTTGGCTTGCTTGCCACTGGAGCCAAGATTGCCGTCCTTGAAAAGGGCGAGACAGATCTACGGGCGGAGCCAGTTGTGAGCATGTCTAACCTGGAGACTGTGGTGATCGGAGAGGGGCAAAAGTCGCCTGATGAGGATCATGAGCGAAATACTGTTCTTCACGTCGACTGGGAGACAGACGCCGACTTCTTCTCTGGACCATCACTGAGACCGACGACACCACCTGGAAAGGCAGCTATCGATCACCATGTCGTCCTGGCACGAGGTGCAGCTTTGCACATCAGATCGTGCATCACCAACATTtctcgagatgatgagggATTTGACCCATCAGCCCTGACGGGCTACCGAAAGCATCTCTTCAAATGGATGCAGGATTACAACTCGTCACAAGCGAGCAAGATGCTACTAGCGGATGTCTCCATGATCTCGGCTATCGAGATTCTCTCGTCGCTCCCGAAGCTAAGTGTGGAGGGAGATCTCCTCTCCACAATCGGCCCGAATTTGatctccatcgtcaaaggAGAAATGGATCCTTTGCCACTGCTCCTCGAAAAGGGCAGACTcggccaagttcaagaaaACATTGAGACGGGACGAAAGCTCGGAGTCCACGTCAGTCAATATATTTCATCTTATGCGATCAAAAGACCTCGCATGAAGGTTTTGGAAATTGCATCGAGCACCGGCTACCATACTGGTGATATCCTCAAGGCGTTCGATGGGCGAAACATACAGTCTTATGACTTGACCGATGTATCGCTTTCGCTTTTGCAACAACTCAAGTCTCCCTTTGCTCAACATGAAGGCGTCAAcctcaaggctctcgacATCAACCAAGATCCATTTGACCAAGGATTTGGACCCGACTCTTACGACGTAGTGATTGTCAACAACGTGCTGCGCATCGCCGACTCTTTGGATGAGGCTGTCAATAATGCACGCAAGCTTTTGGTTCCCGGCGGCGCTCTTGTTCTCCTCGGGATGAGAGACCCATCACCAACATACGGACTCATATTTGGTATGATGGAGAGCATGTGGTCAA GCCAACATACTGACCAACTGCCACTCCCTTCACCAGCCGAGTGGGAGCATGTCCTTTCAATCAACAGCTTCAGTGGTCTTGAGCCCGCGACGAAAACGTTTGACAGAGTTGGCCAGTCCTGCTACTGCGTCATCTCAACTGCTCTAGCTTCAACAACCCGCAAAAGAATGCCAGTCAACATAATCACCAACACTGAAGGGAAACTCCTGAACTTTGCTGGCCAATTCTCGTCAATTCTGGCAACCAACGGCATGGCATCGTCCATTTCAGGCCTCACTCAGCACAAAGTTGTCCCAGAGTCTCTGTACGTCGTTCTCGACGAGGGATCCGATCCACTCTTGGCCAACCCATCCTCAGCGAGATTCTCAGAGCTCAAGACACttgccctcaaggccaagtctgTTCTCTGGGTCAGCATGAGAGCAGACGGCGCGAACTCTTCCTCGGGGGCCGACATGAACATGGTGACTGGCTTCACGCGCGTGGCACGCAAAGAGAATGAGTCGCTGAAGCTGGTTTCACTGGTCGTGAAGCAAGATTCTCCTGCAAACCTGGACATTCTGCGTGTCATGCTTCGCATCATGGATATCTCTTTCTATCAACAGAGAAGCCCTAGTTGTGAACTGGAGTACGAGTACAGCGACGGCAGAGTGCTCGTTCCCCGAGTCAGGGCGGCGGCAAATTATCAGCGATGGATTCAAAGCAAGACAGACGAGACCACGACAGATGCCACACCTTTTATCTCACCAGAGAGACCTCTGAGGATGGAGATTGCAACACCTGGGCTGTTGAGAAGCATTCGGTTCACCGATGATGAGCCTCGTGGCATCTTGGGCCCATTCGATGTTGAGGTCGAAGCCAAAGCTTATGGGGTGAACCCAACGGACGTGGACACAGCTCTCGGCCATGTCAGCGAGCAAGTCAAAGCAACAGCAGTCTCAGAGTGGGCCGGTGTAATCACAGCTGTTGGGACTGGCCTTCGTGATCAATGGAAGGTCGGAGACAGAGTGTTCGGTCTCGGAGGCACGGCTCCATTCGCGAGTAATCCGAGCATCCCAAACCCGACTCTTATGCGCAAGATTCCATTCTCGATGGCCTTTTCTGAAGCTGCTTCGCTCTTGACGGCGTTTGTGACGGCTTACCATTCGCTAACTAACGTCGCAAAGCTCGAGGCTGGTCAGAGTATCCTGATCCACGCCGCGGACGAACCAACTGGTCAAGCTGCCATCATGATGTCACAGATGATGGGCGTGGAGATCTTCGCTACGGTCAAAGACTCTGAGGGGAGGACATTGATCAAAGACGAATTCCACATCTCAGAAAGTCACATCTTCTCGAACCAATTTTCGACCTTCAGAGAAGGAGTGATTCGCCAGACAGCCGGAAAGGGCGTGGACGTAATCCTCAACTCCCTTGCAGGCTCCAGATTCGAAGACAGTTGGGCATGCCTCGCGGGTTTTGGAACCTTTATCGATATTGGATACGGTGATAGCCCATTGACAATGACGACGACTGACAAGAATGCTGTTTTTGTGTCACTCAACTTGGGGCTCCTGGTCCATCGTCGACCACAGGTCATTGGAGAGGTCTTAGATAAGGTCATGGAGCTTTTTAGCAGTGGTCGTCTGAGTCTTGTTTCTCCGATCATCAGGATGCCCATGTCGGACATTGAAGACGCTTTCCGACTGCACTCTAAGACCCAGGGCAAGATTGTCTTGGAGGCTGATGACGGAGCTCTAGTCAAAGCTACAGTTCCTCGACCGGCACCTTTGAGGCTTTCGCCAGACGCGACTTATGTGATTGCTGGCGGTCTGGGAAACCTCGGGTTGAAGATTTGCCCTCTGCTGGCATCTCACGGCGCAAAACACATTGTGGCCTTGAGCAGGAGTGGCGCAACGAGGCACTCGGGGCACAGGGAAGCTCTGGAGAAAGAGCTTGAAGTTCTTGGTGCCAAGCTTTACCTCCCAGCGTGCGACATCATTGATGGCGACAAGGTCCAGGAAGTGGCCAAGTGGTGTGCGGACAACCTACCTCCTGTCAGGGGTGTCATTCAGTCAGCCACTGTGTTCCAG GATGGTACATTGGAGAACATGGATGCCCAGCTATTCAACGGAGCAGTTCGTCCAAAGCGGATCGGTACTCTCAACCTGCATTCAGCCTTTGACAGCGATAACCTCGACTTTTTCGTCATGGTGTCCTCAGCCGCAGCGATCTTAGGGACCAAAGGACAAGCCCACTACAACTCGGGCAACTCGTTCGAAGAAGGCTTTGCGAGACAGCAGCTCGCAGCTGGATCCAGGACGCACTTTACGACAATCATGCCGGCGTTGATTGGCGGTTCTGACGCTGATACGACTGGTCCAGAGCGGAGACAGATGCTCTTTAGACAGGGAGCTACTATTGTGGAGTTTGACGAGGTCATCTCCATGATTGAGTACGCGGTTGGCACGCAGGCTCCTCGTGATGGGTATTCGCAGTTGATTGTCGGTATTGATCCCAATGCGATTCCCAACGACGGCACATACAATTACCCATTCTTCACCGATATCCTTCAGACCAAAGACGTCACGTCAACTGAGGATGAAACACAACAAGCACCCGCAACTCTCAATCAGAAGCTCGCAGCTGCCAACACTCTCCAGGAGACTCATGACGTGGTCTCTGAAGCCGTAGCGACAAAGATCCGGGAACTCATCGCCATTGGCCCGGATGACATGAGGTTGGACGTACCTCTTCCTGATCTAGGCATCGACTCGCTTGTTGCGATTGAGATCAAGAATTGGATCGGTAGAGAATTTGAAGCACCGTTGCAGACGTCTCAGGTTTTGGATGCTACAAGCATCATTACCCTGACTGACACAATCTTACAAACGTCCAAACGCATCggcaagaacaagatggatGACACCAGCAAGGCAGTCAGCGATACTCCAACCACCAACGGCTCAACCACCCATGGAACCGCCAGCAATGGTACAGCCACCAGCGGACCCACCATCAACGGGTCAAGCTCAGTTGAGAAGTCGAACAAGAGCCAAGAGTTGGTGCAAGTAAACAGTCGTCCCAAGCACGGCTTTGACTGTTGTTCCGCATCCGAGGAACTGCCCATCCTGCCTCTGCTCGATCTTGACACGGTTCTCGATCTATACTTCGGAGCCATCAAGCATCTTCTGACCCCACCGGAGCTCGAGCACATGGTTACTTTGCTGCAGAGGCTCAGTGAGCCTGGTGGCATGGGCAGAAAGCTCCACGCCAGACTCATGGACCGCTTCAATGACCCAACCATCGACAACTGGCTCTTCAAGCCATACCTGGAGACCATATTTACAGGTCGCAACTATCCCGTGTCGCCATTCAGTACCTTTGCCGGCAGCGATACACTCAGCAAGTTCCCCCACCGACAAGCAGAGAGGGcggccatcatctctctcgcAGCACTCGAGTTCAAGCAGAAGCTCGAGGGCGGCAGACTGGAGCCAACCGTCATTGGTGGTCGACCCCAATGCATGTACCTCCACGGGTGGCTGTTCAACTCCTTCAGGGAGGCTCTTCCGGGTATTGATGAGATGCGCAAGATGCCGTCTGAGAACTACATTGCGGTACTTAGACGCGGTCACTTGTTCAAGGTCAACCTGACAGATGATCAGGGACGGCACGTTCCATTTGCGAAATTGGAGTCTAACTTCCAGGCCATCTTGGATAAGGTGAATGATGATTCGTGGGTTGGCATTCTGACGGCAGATGAACGAGACTCGTGGGCTGAG ATGCGGCAAGCTTTCAAGAACCTGAGCCCGGACAACAAACAATATCTCGACATGGTTGAAGGTGCAGCATTTGTCGTCAGTCTCGATGACGGCACACCCACCACGCCCTTCGAGCGAATGAGGTGCTGGCAGCTcaacgatggcttcaatCGCTGGTTTGACAAGGGCCTCAAGTTTGTCGTCTGCTCCAACGGAATGTCTGGATCCGTCGTCGAACACAGCATGATCGATGGCATGACAGTGAGAGAACTTTACGACGCCACTAGCTCAGCCATTCTCAACTATCGACGCGACGGACCAGATACACTCGATTCACGGAATGGCGTGGATGACATTAAGTTAGACGAGTACACTTGGCAATCTTCCCCGGCCATCGACCAGCGCATTAACCATGTTCGGGCTCGATACTTGCAGGAAACCTCCATCATTGGATTCACGACCTGGGAATGCGTCAACTTTGGTCAAGAGTATCTGCAGCTTCACAAGGTGCCCGCCAAAGGCATATTTGAAACGATGGTCCAGTTGGCATCCAAGTACTTCCTAGGCGAGAACCATCCCTGCTGGAGCGCCATCTCCATGGGTCATGCCCACAAGGGTCGCCCCGAGATCATCCAAACATACACGGCTGAGCTCAAAGCCTTTTGCGATGCAGCCGACAATTCTTCCATCGAAGCTCGGAAGCGACAGACGTTGCTGTTCGCCGCTGCAAGAAGCCATGTTGCCAATGTCAACCGCGTGCAACAAGGCAAAGGATATGAACGAACAATGTCAGCCATGCAAACCGTTCTCAAAGACGACGAGGCGATGCCTGAGATCTATAACGATCCGACTTATATCAGCATGCGACCTCACTGGCTGATGACTGGTTCGACCGATCTCGGAGGTTCTGGAGGTGGAGAGTTTGGCATGGTCCTGCGGTATCCTGATTCAGTGTGGGTTCAGtatgttgttgatgctgcttcGGCCAAGTTTTCAATCGTTACTGGAAGGGATAGGACGCAGAGGTTCTGCGAGTGCTTGGAGAGGGCATCCAAGTTGATCcatgagcttctcgaggtggAGTGA